A stretch of the Planctomycetota bacterium genome encodes the following:
- a CDS encoding GC-type dockerin domain-anchored protein yields the protein MFHEPWRAAAAIAFAACAAVAHAQSDSTCRVDLDGDGEVTLFDFIEFQNLFDAMDPIADFDGDGRFTVFDFLEFQNEFNQGCPEDPIATQLAGIPLGEYPWFEYTRAFNAGQTVQLAIDPDRFPSIFGETGDIYIVAAKSEAEWAGDPSLVDVRAGGPQEHTFDALGISSAAVLLDGSAALPAGDGLAIGRGYDVVVDVDRDGVLGDGDFIDGLGLVRPDENGFSVFVDLTTPGPLTPTMIDTSVSAGVIRLNYPAEIATEGPLPLCVIIHGGGHDYRWYDYLQDHLSSWGWVSISGRNDFSGTGNSPLRYTDAIIAQQGTVAGGVLDGLIDTSRIFWIGHSLGGREICIGAERLHRGLFTPANYTQDDIVMLSSIAANSIGDFGSLDADPGPLPFHMIWGSADGDRSGAPDVQAVPFRHYDRATSTKLSTYIHGADHNDFNCCGFNNFTGPPATEIGRDEAQRIAKAIWIALAKIYGEGETDAIDYLTRQWESFRPLTVSSGTTVVHMYRPDPDADGSVVIDDFQTNPSTATSSSGGTVSLTVSNAEELRLMDGGGGFTWQPTDPANGMTYAWLTRDFSRGLVFDYMNTGRSIEFEVPAVLRDVSALDHLSFRACQGTRHPNTTAELEDLTFTVSLIDGSGASSAIHIGAYGGGIEEVYQRSGSGTGTGWQNEFETIRIRLTDFLAEGAGVDLSDVAAVRFDFGPSFGSDLGRLGLDEVEFTVDP from the coding sequence ATGTTCCACGAGCCCTGGCGTGCCGCCGCCGCGATCGCGTTCGCAGCCTGTGCGGCCGTCGCCCACGCGCAATCGGATTCCACCTGCCGCGTCGACCTGGACGGCGACGGCGAGGTGACGCTGTTCGATTTCATCGAGTTCCAGAACCTGTTCGACGCGATGGACCCGATCGCCGACTTCGACGGCGATGGCCGGTTCACGGTGTTCGACTTCCTGGAGTTCCAGAACGAATTCAACCAGGGCTGCCCGGAGGACCCGATCGCGACGCAGCTGGCCGGCATCCCGCTGGGCGAATACCCGTGGTTTGAGTACACCCGCGCGTTCAACGCGGGCCAGACCGTGCAGCTGGCGATCGATCCCGATCGGTTCCCGTCGATCTTCGGCGAGACCGGCGACATCTACATCGTGGCGGCCAAGAGCGAGGCGGAGTGGGCGGGCGATCCGAGCCTCGTCGACGTGCGCGCGGGCGGCCCGCAGGAACACACCTTCGATGCGCTGGGGATCTCGTCGGCCGCGGTGCTGCTGGACGGCAGCGCCGCCCTGCCCGCCGGCGATGGCCTGGCGATCGGACGGGGCTACGACGTCGTCGTCGACGTTGACCGCGACGGCGTGCTGGGCGATGGCGACTTCATCGACGGGCTGGGCCTGGTCCGGCCGGACGAGAACGGCTTCTCCGTGTTCGTCGATCTGACGACGCCGGGTCCGCTGACGCCGACGATGATCGACACAAGCGTGTCGGCCGGCGTCATCCGGCTGAACTATCCAGCAGAGATCGCCACCGAGGGCCCCCTGCCGCTCTGCGTGATCATCCACGGCGGTGGCCACGATTACCGCTGGTACGACTACCTGCAGGACCACCTCTCGAGCTGGGGCTGGGTGAGCATCAGCGGACGCAACGACTTTAGCGGCACGGGCAACAGCCCGCTGCGGTACACCGACGCCATCATCGCGCAGCAGGGCACCGTCGCCGGCGGCGTGCTGGACGGGCTGATCGACACGTCGCGGATCTTCTGGATCGGCCACAGCCTGGGCGGCCGCGAGATCTGCATCGGCGCCGAGCGGCTGCACCGCGGTCTGTTCACGCCGGCGAACTACACGCAGGACGACATCGTGATGCTCAGCTCGATCGCGGCCAACAGCATCGGTGACTTCGGCAGCCTGGACGCCGATCCCGGGCCGCTGCCCTTCCACATGATCTGGGGCTCGGCCGACGGCGACCGCAGCGGGGCGCCCGACGTCCAGGCCGTCCCCTTCCGCCACTACGACCGCGCGACGAGCACAAAGCTATCCACGTACATCCACGGGGCCGACCACAACGACTTCAACTGCTGCGGCTTCAACAACTTCACGGGCCCGCCCGCGACGGAGATCGGCCGCGACGAGGCCCAGCGGATCGCCAAGGCCATCTGGATCGCGCTCGCCAAGATCTATGGCGAGGGCGAGACCGACGCCATCGACTACCTCACGCGGCAGTGGGAGAGCTTCCGGCCGCTGACGGTCAGCTCGGGCACCACCGTCGTCCACATGTATCGACCCGATCCGGACGCCGACGGCAGCGTCGTGATCGACGACTTCCAGACCAATCCCAGCACCGCAACCAGCAGCTCGGGTGGCACGGTTTCGCTCACGGTCTCGAATGCCGAGGAGTTGCGGCTGATGGATGGCGGCGGCGGCTTCACGTGGCAGCCGACGGATCCGGCCAACGGCATGACCTACGCGTGGCTGACGCGGGACTTCTCGCGTGGGCTGGTGTTCGACTACATGAACACCGGGCGCTCCATCGAGTTCGAGGTGCCCGCGGTGCTCCGCGACGTGTCCGCCCTCGACCACCTCTCGTTCCGCGCATGCCAGGGCACGCGGCACCCCAACACCACGGCCGAGCTCGAGGACCTGACCTTCACGGTCTCGCTCATCGACGGCTCGGGAGCGTCCAGCGCGATCCACATCGGCGCGTACGGCGGGGGCATCGAGGAGGTCTACCAGCGGAGCGGCAGCGGCACGGGCACCGGTTGGCAGAACGAGTTCGAGACCATCCGCATCCGGCTCACCGACTTCCTCGCGGAGGGTGCGGGCGTGGACCTGTCCGACGTGGCGGCCGTCCGCTTCGATTTCGGCCCGAGCTTCGGGTCGGATCTCGGGCGGCTGGGCCTCGACGAGGTGGAGTTCACCGTGGATCCGTAG
- a CDS encoding 5'-nucleotidase C-terminal domain-containing protein: MRHPLILLTMAGFAGTATAQTADFYLHVLHNNDAESQLIDAGSGLGDFGGVARFATVVANLRAEALAFPAGAETGSVLITSGDNFLAGPEFNASLDKGVPFFDTIALDLIDYDAFVIGNHEFDFGPDILEDFIAGFSVNPAPFLSANLDFSGEPGLQALVDGGRIAASTIIDVPTSTAGTKRIGVIGATTESLRSISSPRDVVINAVLPAVQDEVDNLQAAGVDIILLSSHLQGLETELDLIAELSGIDAVIGGGGDELLANPGDLLLPGDTPDTVLGESGYPLTRTDADGNTVPVVTTSGAYKYVGRLILGFDADGNLVEILDESGPVRVSGVDPDAVDPDPTIQADVVDPVADAVAALAANIIGFTEVELDGRRSSVRNMETNLGNLIADSFLATAIDLAPVFGVAEPDVALANGGGIRNDSIIGPGDISELDTFDILPFTNFITVVPDVPPVQFKQILENAVSRQGFSSGRFAQVGGFTFEFDFREQAQELDDFGMVLTPGARVREAALDDGTVLIEDGVVLRGAPSVTIAIVDFLARGGDQYPFRGAPFTSVGVTYQQSLADQIENRLAGLITAADYPEGGEGRIRESCYAEFAGDDEVDLFDFLAFQNAFDAGDLAADCDRSGSLDLFDFLCYQNAFDTGCPAG; this comes from the coding sequence ATGCGCCATCCGCTGATACTGCTGACCATGGCCGGCTTCGCCGGCACCGCCACCGCCCAGACCGCCGACTTCTACCTGCACGTGCTGCACAACAATGACGCCGAGAGCCAGCTCATCGATGCGGGCAGCGGCCTCGGGGACTTCGGCGGCGTGGCCCGATTCGCCACCGTGGTCGCCAATCTGCGGGCCGAGGCGCTGGCCTTCCCGGCGGGCGCCGAGACCGGTTCGGTGCTCATCACTAGCGGCGACAACTTCCTGGCCGGCCCGGAGTTCAACGCCAGCCTCGACAAGGGCGTGCCCTTCTTCGACACCATCGCGCTCGACCTGATCGACTACGACGCCTTCGTCATCGGCAACCACGAGTTCGACTTCGGACCCGACATCCTCGAGGACTTCATCGCCGGCTTCTCGGTGAACCCTGCGCCGTTCCTCTCGGCCAACCTCGACTTCAGCGGCGAGCCCGGCTTGCAGGCCCTCGTCGATGGCGGCCGCATCGCCGCCAGCACGATCATCGACGTGCCGACCAGCACCGCCGGCACCAAGCGGATCGGCGTCATCGGCGCGACCACCGAGAGCCTCCGCAGCATCTCCAGCCCCCGCGACGTGGTCATCAACGCCGTCCTGCCGGCCGTTCAGGATGAGGTCGACAACCTCCAGGCCGCGGGCGTGGACATCATCCTGCTCAGCAGCCACCTGCAGGGCCTCGAGACGGAGCTGGACCTCATCGCTGAACTGAGCGGCATCGACGCGGTCATTGGTGGCGGCGGCGACGAGCTGCTGGCCAACCCCGGCGACCTGCTGCTCCCGGGCGATACGCCCGACACCGTGCTCGGTGAGAGTGGCTACCCGCTGACCCGCACCGATGCCGACGGCAACACCGTGCCCGTGGTGACCACCAGCGGCGCGTACAAGTACGTCGGCCGGCTCATTCTCGGCTTCGATGCAGACGGGAACCTGGTCGAGATCCTCGACGAGTCCGGCCCGGTGCGCGTCTCGGGCGTGGATCCCGACGCGGTCGACCCCGACCCGACCATCCAGGCCGACGTCGTCGACCCGGTGGCCGACGCGGTGGCCGCCCTGGCCGCTAACATCATTGGTTTCACCGAGGTAGAACTCGATGGCCGCCGCAGCAGCGTCCGCAACATGGAGACCAATCTCGGCAACCTGATCGCTGACAGCTTCCTGGCCACCGCGATCGACCTGGCACCGGTCTTCGGCGTCGCCGAGCCGGACGTCGCCCTTGCCAACGGCGGCGGCATCCGCAACGACAGCATCATCGGCCCGGGCGATATCAGCGAGCTGGACACCTTCGACATCCTGCCCTTCACCAACTTCATCACGGTCGTTCCCGACGTGCCGCCCGTGCAGTTCAAGCAGATCCTCGAGAACGCGGTGAGCCGCCAGGGCTTCAGCAGCGGCCGGTTCGCCCAGGTCGGCGGCTTCACGTTCGAGTTCGATTTCCGCGAGCAAGCCCAGGAGCTGGACGACTTCGGCATGGTGCTCACGCCGGGTGCGCGCGTCCGCGAGGCCGCCCTGGACGACGGCACGGTCCTCATCGAGGATGGCGTGGTGCTCCGCGGCGCGCCGTCCGTGACGATCGCGATCGTCGACTTCCTGGCCCGCGGTGGCGACCAATATCCGTTCCGGGGCGCTCCGTTCACCAGCGTCGGCGTGACCTACCAGCAGAGCCTGGCCGACCAGATCGAGAACCGCCTGGCCGGCCTCATCACCGCCGCCGACTACCCCGAGGGCGGCGAGGGCCGCATCCGCGAGAGCTGCTACGCCGAGTTCGCCGGTGACGACGAGGTCGACCTGTTCGATTTCCTCGCATTCCAGAACGCCTTCGATGCGGGTGACCTGGCGGCCGACTGCGACCGCAGCGGCTCGCTCGACCTCTTCGACTTCCTGTGCTATCAGAATGCATTCGACACGGGCTGCCCCGCCGGATAA
- a CDS encoding FG-GAP repeat protein, protein MSRSLRTPASSIAAILVAAAASHAQTQCGSEDAKVSPTTGLDGDNFGSSFDAAAAGFGIVGAPDAGDEAGGGAGRAYLYTLNTAVPQLLFELLPDDAIANQQFGSEVAADNALALVGAPFDGELGPAAGAAYLFLRSTGTQLDKLTASDGRGLDLFGNALDVDFDRAVVAAPDKSSATGAVYVFEVVGTDAVERFKLTASDAAAVDRFGSSVAIDGGGVTAGEVAYALIGAPLNDDVGSSSGSAYLFNIETGEEIAKILPDDGAMGDNFGAAVDLLIEGDVALAAIAATGANPDGSDGSVYLFDVSNRSAPVQLARVTATDTFTPGDFGVSVSLTAEVLLAGALSGETSLAGTAYTFDITDPAAPIQTAIIRPTDPVPFARFGSSASLYEGPTGLRLFVGAPADDAGTPIAGDPGVGALHAFTLDFCRPDIDGDCLLTLFDFLGFQNLFDAGDLAADFDGDGSLTLFDFLAFQNAFDAGC, encoded by the coding sequence ATGAGCCGCAGCCTGCGCACGCCCGCATCGTCGATCGCCGCCATCCTGGTGGCCGCCGCCGCCTCGCACGCCCAGACCCAGTGCGGCAGCGAGGACGCCAAGGTCTCGCCCACCACCGGGCTCGACGGCGACAACTTCGGGTCCTCGTTCGACGCGGCGGCCGCGGGCTTCGGCATCGTGGGGGCACCGGATGCGGGCGACGAGGCCGGGGGCGGCGCGGGTCGGGCGTACCTGTACACGCTGAACACCGCCGTTCCCCAGCTGCTCTTCGAGCTGTTGCCGGACGATGCCATCGCGAACCAGCAATTCGGGAGCGAGGTCGCCGCCGACAACGCCTTGGCACTCGTTGGGGCGCCCTTCGACGGCGAACTCGGCCCCGCGGCCGGCGCGGCCTACCTCTTCCTGCGATCCACCGGCACGCAGCTCGACAAGCTCACCGCCAGCGACGGCCGCGGGCTGGATCTCTTCGGCAACGCCCTGGACGTCGACTTCGACCGCGCCGTCGTGGCGGCGCCAGACAAGTCGAGCGCTACCGGAGCCGTGTACGTCTTCGAGGTCGTCGGCACCGACGCCGTCGAGCGATTCAAGCTGACCGCCTCCGACGCTGCGGCCGTCGATCGCTTCGGCAGCTCGGTGGCCATCGACGGCGGGGGCGTGACCGCGGGCGAGGTCGCCTATGCGCTGATCGGCGCGCCGCTCAACGACGACGTCGGGTCCAGTTCGGGCTCGGCCTACCTCTTCAACATCGAGACGGGCGAGGAGATCGCCAAGATCCTGCCCGACGACGGGGCGATGGGAGACAACTTCGGCGCCGCCGTCGACCTGCTCATCGAGGGCGATGTTGCTCTGGCCGCCATCGCCGCGACCGGGGCGAACCCGGACGGCAGCGACGGCTCGGTCTACCTCTTCGACGTGAGCAATCGCAGCGCGCCCGTCCAGCTCGCCCGCGTGACCGCGACCGACACGTTTACGCCCGGCGACTTCGGTGTTTCGGTCTCGCTTACGGCCGAGGTGCTGCTCGCCGGCGCGCTCTCGGGCGAGACCAGCCTGGCGGGCACGGCCTACACCTTCGACATCACCGATCCGGCCGCCCCGATCCAGACCGCGATCATCCGCCCGACGGATCCGGTCCCGTTCGCCCGCTTCGGCTCGTCGGCCTCGTTGTACGAAGGACCCACCGGCCTTCGGCTCTTCGTCGGAGCGCCCGCCGACGATGCCGGCACGCCCATCGCCGGCGATCCCGGCGTCGGCGCATTGCACGCCTTCACGCTGGACTTCTGCCGTCCCGACATCGACGGCGATTGCCTGCTGACGCTCTTCGACTTCCTGGGCTTCCAGAACCTGTTCGACGCGGGCGACCTCGCCGCCGACTTCGATGGCGACGGCAGCCTCACGCTGTTCGACTTCCTCGCGTTCCAGAACGCGTTCGACGCCGGCTGCTGA